The following coding sequences are from one Streptomyces angustmyceticus window:
- a CDS encoding SsgA family sporulation/cell division regulator has product MNTTVSCELHLRLVVSSESSLPVPAGLRYDTADPYAVHATFHTGAEETVEWVFARDLLAEGLHRPTGTGDVRVWPSRSHGQGVVCIALSSPEGEALLEAPARALESFLKRTDAAVPPGTEHRHFDLDTELSHILAES; this is encoded by the coding sequence ATGAACACCACGGTCAGCTGCGAGCTGCACCTGCGCCTCGTTGTGTCGAGCGAGTCCTCACTGCCTGTACCCGCGGGCCTGCGGTATGACACGGCCGATCCTTATGCCGTGCATGCCACCTTCCATACCGGAGCCGAGGAGACCGTCGAATGGGTTTTCGCCCGCGACCTCCTCGCCGAGGGCCTGCACCGGCCCACCGGCACCGGAGACGTCCGTGTATGGCCGTCCCGGAGCCACGGACAGGGCGTTGTCTGCATCGCCCTGAGCTCACCGGAGGGCGAGGCCCTGCTCGAGGCGCCCGCGCGGGCTCTCGAGTCGTTCCTCAAAAGAACCGATGCCGCCGTACCGCCCGGTACGGAGCACCGGCACTTTGATCTCGACACCGAGCTCTCCCACATCCTCGCGGAGAG
- a CDS encoding TIGR02611 family protein, whose translation MNTQSNGGSGTVEEDAAPAGQPLGSRAPHFIKRSRPLHLSWQVGIFVVGLAVVVAGVIMLPLPGPGWLVIFAGMAIWATEFVWAQLVLRWTKRKVTEAAQKALDPAVRRRNIILTAIGVMIIAAALAVYVWKFGLAMPWNVSE comes from the coding sequence ATGAATACGCAGAGTAACGGGGGGTCGGGAACGGTGGAGGAGGACGCCGCTCCGGCCGGGCAGCCGCTCGGTTCGAGAGCGCCGCACTTCATCAAGCGCTCCCGGCCGCTCCACCTGAGCTGGCAGGTCGGAATCTTCGTGGTCGGCCTCGCGGTCGTGGTGGCCGGCGTGATCATGCTGCCGCTGCCGGGGCCCGGCTGGCTGGTGATCTTCGCGGGCATGGCGATCTGGGCGACGGAGTTCGTCTGGGCCCAACTGGTGCTGCGCTGGACCAAGCGCAAGGTCACCGAGGCCGCCCAGAAGGCGCTCGACCCCGCGGTGCGGCGGCGCAACATCATCCTGACCGCCATCGGCGTGATGATCATCGCCGCGGCGCTCGCGGTCTATGTCTGGAAGTTCGGCCTCGCGATGCCGTGGAACGTCTCCGAGTGA
- a CDS encoding SRPBCC family protein: MPAWSRRLHRYRFRSVWLLDASPAVVYAVLERAESYPRWWPQVRAVDPIDDRSGTARFRSLLPYDLTVVASERVRDPGSGVLEIGMRGDLAGWARWTVVPGAGGTRAVFEQDVEVRKPLLRRLALLGRPVFVANHALMMRAGRRGLAAWLARG, from the coding sequence ATGCCCGCCTGGTCCCGCCGACTGCACCGCTACCGCTTCCGCAGCGTCTGGCTGCTCGACGCCTCGCCGGCCGTCGTCTACGCCGTCCTCGAACGCGCCGAGTCCTACCCCCGGTGGTGGCCGCAGGTCCGCGCGGTGGACCCGATCGACGACCGCAGCGGCACGGCCCGCTTCCGGTCGCTGCTGCCGTACGACCTGACGGTGGTGGCGAGCGAGCGCGTACGGGACCCGGGCTCGGGGGTGCTGGAGATAGGGATGCGCGGGGACCTGGCCGGCTGGGCCCGCTGGACGGTGGTGCCCGGCGCCGGCGGCACCCGCGCCGTCTTCGAGCAGGACGTCGAGGTCCGCAAGCCGCTGCTGCGGCGGCTGGCGCTGCTGGGGCGTCCGGTGTTCGTCGCCAATCACGCGCTGATGATGCGGGCCGGACGCCGCGGGCTCGCCGCCTGGCTGGCCCGCGGGTGA
- a CDS encoding exonuclease domain-containing protein — MPCWYDGPLAAFDTETTGIDVERDRIVSAALVVQETPRSAPRITRWLVNPGVEIPEAATAVHGLTADHLALHGRWPAPVVEEVARALAAQAVAGRPLVVMNAPFDLTLLERELKRHRASSLGAYLGGHPLRILDPRVLDKHLDRYRKGRRTLTDLCAHYEVELADAHEAAADALAALHVVRALGHRFADRLEGLHPAELHTRQAVWYAAQARGLQAWFARSGNPETVDPHWPLRPELPAAA, encoded by the coding sequence ATGCCGTGCTGGTATGACGGTCCGCTTGCCGCTTTCGACACCGAGACCACGGGGATCGACGTCGAGCGCGACCGCATCGTCTCCGCCGCCCTGGTGGTCCAGGAGACACCGCGTTCCGCGCCCCGGATCACCCGTTGGCTGGTCAATCCGGGCGTCGAGATACCCGAGGCCGCCACGGCGGTGCACGGGCTGACGGCCGACCACCTCGCGCTGCACGGCCGCTGGCCCGCGCCGGTGGTGGAGGAGGTCGCGCGTGCCCTGGCCGCCCAGGCGGTGGCCGGCCGCCCGCTTGTCGTGATGAACGCCCCCTTCGACCTCACCCTCCTGGAGCGCGAGTTGAAGCGGCACCGGGCCAGCTCGCTCGGCGCGTACCTGGGCGGCCATCCGCTGCGCATCCTCGATCCCCGCGTCCTCGACAAGCACCTCGACCGCTACCGCAAGGGCCGCCGTACGCTCACCGACCTGTGCGCGCACTACGAGGTCGAGCTGGCCGACGCCCATGAGGCGGCGGCCGACGCGCTCGCCGCGCTGCATGTCGTACGGGCCCTGGGGCACCGCTTCGCGGACCGCCTGGAGGGGCTGCACCCGGCGGAGCTGCACACCCGCCAGGCCGTCTGGTACGCGGCCCAGGCGCGCGGGCTCCAGGCGTGGTTCGCCCGCAGCGGCAACCCGGAGACCGTCGATCCGCACTGGCCGCTGCGCCCCGAACTCCCGGCGGCGGCCTGA